A window from Lycium ferocissimum isolate CSIRO_LF1 unplaced genomic scaffold, AGI_CSIRO_Lferr_CH_V1 ctg3669, whole genome shotgun sequence encodes these proteins:
- the LOC132044119 gene encoding serine/threonine/tyrosine-protein kinase HT1-like: MDEEANSWIRRTKFSHTVCHRLDATRLASSPIIFQPRSVAAPKTRPGPTVKQIQETPSTNKQRARARALSPLPKTKLSDTFKEARSSQRRFSTPHPQSKKEHEKGIVGKLFHKDSREKKEPRSKSRNRKDSAKVTAVETADEYTVDLSKLFLGLRFAHGAHSQLYHGIYRDEPVAVKMIKLPDDDDENNGDLAIRLENQFSREVTLLSQLHHQKVVKFVGACRKPPVFCVVTEYLSEGSLRAYLHKLEDKSLALQKLIALALDIAHGMQYIHSQGIIHRDLKPENILIDDKFGLKIADFGIACEEAYCDLLADDPGTYRWMAPEMIKRKSYGRKVDVYGFGLILWEMVAGTIPYEDMTPVQAAFAVVNKNMRPPIPEGCPPAMRTLIEQCWSLQPEKRPEFWQIVKVLEQFESSVAHDGTLNLVENSMFHHKKGFLHWIQKLGSAHQNASSKPKTF, translated from the exons atggatgaagaagCTAATTCTTGGATTAGGAGAACGAAATTTTCTCATACCGTTTGTCATAGGTTGGATGCAACAAGATTGGCCTCTAGTCCTATCATTTTTCAGCCTCGAAGTGTTGCAGCTCCCAAAACTAGACCCGGTCCAACCGTTAAGCAAATTCAGGAAACCCCGAGCACGAATAAGCAGAGGGCGAGGGCTAGGGCTTTATCCCCTCTTCCGAAAACAAAACTTTCCGATACGTTTAAGGAAGCTCGATCTAGTCAGAGGAGATTCTCGACTCCACATCCTCAAAGTAAAAAGGAACACGAGAAGGGCATTGTTGGTAAATTGTTCCACAAAGATTCCCGTGAAAAGAAAGAACCTAGATCGAAGAGCCGGAACCGGAAAGATTCAGCTAAAGTTACGGCTGTAGAAACGGCTGATGAATATACGGTTGATCTTTCTAAGCTATTTCTTGGGCTAAGATTTGCTCATGGAGCACATAGTCAGCTTTACCATGGAATATACAGGGATGAACCTGTTGCAGTGAAAATGATAAAGCTACCTGATGATGATGACGAAAATAATGGAGATTTAGCGATTCGGTTGGAGAATCAGTTTAGCAGAGAAGTTACTCTCTTGTCTCAACTCCACCATCAAAAGGTCGTAAAG TTTGTAGGTGCATGCAGAAAACCACCAGTCTTTTGTGTTGTCACCGAGTATCTCTCCGAGGGTTCTTTGAGAGCATACCTTCACAAGCTCGAGGATAAGTCCCTAGCCTTACAAAAATTGATCGCACTGGCCTTGGATATTGCGCATGGAATGCAATATATTCACTCACAAGGCATTATTCATAGGGATCTCAAACCGGAAAATATACTTATCGATGACAAGTTCGGCCTGAAAATTGCAGATTTCGGAATTGCTTGTGAGGAAGCATATTGTGATCTTTTGGCTGATGATCCAGGCACTTATCGATGGATGGCACCGGAGATGATTAAACGAAAATCATATGGCCGGAAGGTGGATGTTTATGGTTTTGGACTCATTCTATGGGAAATGGTAGCTGGAACTATTCCGTATGAAGATATGACACCAGTACAAGCTGCTTTTGCTGTTGTGAACAAG AATATGAGACCACCTATTCCCGAGGGCTGCCCTCCTGCCATGAGAACTTTGATCGAACAGTGTTGGTCTTTGCAGCCAGAAAAGAGGCCCGAGTTTTGGCAGATTGTAAAGGTACTGGAGCAGTTTGAATCTTCAGTTGCGCATGACGGGACTCTGAATCTAGTAGAAAATTCAATGTTTCATCACAAGAAGGGGTTTCTTCACTGGATCCAAAAACTTGGATCCGCACATCAAAATGCTTCATCAAAGCCTAAGACTTTCTAG